From Streptosporangium album, the proteins below share one genomic window:
- a CDS encoding sulfotransferase family protein — translation MRVIGAGFGRTGTLSLKSALERLGFGPCHHMMEVMARPEQVRRWTAMAEGRPVDWDDLLGGYDSCVDWPSAAYWRELAEHYPEAKVLLTVRDPERWLASMNATILKQRDRGARFPGSVMYRLSALLDTDFAAFVKMTGLTVDGRSLGGGGSDPDRLLKAFRSHIEEVTTVIPPERLLVYEVSQGWEPLCAFLGVPVPDEPFPRVNDSAEFAKNARGKIVPMLLRRSR, via the coding sequence ATGCGGGTCATCGGGGCGGGCTTCGGCCGTACGGGAACGCTCTCACTCAAGAGCGCGCTGGAGCGGCTCGGCTTCGGGCCGTGCCACCACATGATGGAGGTGATGGCACGGCCGGAACAGGTCCGCCGGTGGACCGCCATGGCGGAGGGGCGGCCGGTGGACTGGGACGACCTTCTGGGCGGCTACGACTCCTGTGTGGACTGGCCGTCCGCCGCCTACTGGCGCGAGCTGGCCGAGCACTACCCCGAGGCGAAGGTCCTCCTCACCGTGCGGGACCCCGAGCGCTGGCTGGCCAGCATGAACGCCACGATCCTCAAGCAGCGCGACCGTGGCGCCAGGTTCCCCGGCAGTGTGATGTACCGGCTCTCGGCCCTGCTGGACACCGACTTCGCCGCGTTCGTCAAGATGACCGGCCTGACCGTCGACGGCCGGTCCCTCGGCGGTGGCGGCAGTGATCCCGACCGCCTGCTGAAGGCGTTCCGGTCGCACATCGAGGAGGTCACGACGGTGATCCCGCCCGAACGGCTGCTCGTGTACGAGGTCAGCCAGGGCTGGGAGCCGCTCTGCGCGTTCCTCGGCGTGCCGGTGCCCGACGAGCCCTTCCCGAGGGTCAACGACAGCGCCGAGTTCGCGAAGAACGCCCGGGGGAAGATCGTCCCCATGCTCCTGCGGCGCAGCCGGTAG
- a CDS encoding pyridoxal phosphate-dependent aminotransferase, which produces MRVGAGNRVREAVRELGPAGPSGPRPESRGLINLRSNENPFGGAYRRYPDNDLGVLARRYLAALDAVEPPPQPAPYRGWDGENVLMTRGAVDALDLVLRTFFEPGADAVAVTPPNFGFFDRLAAIHGIARCPVPLGGERFDRLDVERLVSLPVRGVLLCDPNNPSSTRLDAGDLDRLLDRFEGLVIIDETYVEFDTRASHRHRVGAHPNLIVLRSLSKGFGMAGLRLGAILADPVVVAAIGEVRPPFAVPVPVIERALDELADPSVLRRRIESFVEERGRLVAALSRCPRVIRVFGDAGFVTVEVGDLTGAAAALRHARIDAVINPEGWQRRIRVSVGSRHENAQLIAALSAEPGHAPPAPILTQ; this is translated from the coding sequence ATGCGGGTCGGAGCCGGGAACCGTGTCCGGGAAGCGGTCCGGGAGCTGGGACCGGCCGGACCGTCCGGTCCACGCCCGGAGAGCCGGGGACTGATCAACCTGCGCTCCAACGAGAATCCCTTCGGGGGGGCGTACCGCCGTTATCCCGACAACGATCTGGGTGTGCTCGCCCGCCGTTACCTCGCCGCGCTGGACGCGGTCGAGCCGCCGCCCCAGCCCGCTCCCTACCGGGGGTGGGACGGCGAGAACGTCCTCATGACCCGGGGCGCGGTGGACGCCCTCGACCTCGTCCTGCGGACCTTCTTCGAGCCGGGAGCCGACGCGGTCGCCGTCACCCCGCCGAACTTCGGGTTCTTCGACAGGCTCGCGGCGATACACGGCATAGCCCGGTGCCCGGTGCCGCTGGGCGGGGAGCGCTTCGACCGTCTTGACGTCGAGCGTCTGGTCTCCCTGCCCGTCAGGGGCGTCCTGCTCTGCGACCCCAACAATCCGTCGAGCACCCGCCTGGACGCGGGGGACCTCGACCGCCTGCTGGATCGCTTCGAAGGACTTGTGATCATCGACGAGACGTACGTGGAGTTCGACACGCGCGCCTCCCACCGGCACCGGGTGGGAGCCCACCCCAACCTCATCGTGCTGCGCTCGCTGTCGAAGGGGTTCGGGATGGCGGGCCTGCGGCTCGGCGCCATCCTGGCGGATCCCGTCGTCGTCGCGGCCATAGGAGAGGTCCGCCCGCCGTTCGCCGTCCCCGTCCCGGTGATCGAGCGGGCACTGGACGAGCTGGCCGATCCGTCCGTCCTGCGCCGCCGTATCGAATCCTTCGTCGAGGAACGCGGCCGGCTGGTGGCGGCCCTGTCCCGGTGCCCGCGGGTGATCAGGGTCTTCGGGGACGCGGGCTTCGTCACCGTCGAGGTCGGGGACCTCACCGGCGCGGCGGCCGCCCTGCGGCACGCGCGGATCGACGCGGTGATCAACCCCGAGGGCTGGCAGCGGCGCATCCGCGTCTCCGTGGGATCCCGGCACGAGAACGCCCAGCTGATCGCGGCGCTGAGCGCGGAGCCCGGCCACGCTCCGCCCGCGCCGATCCTCACTCAATGA
- a CDS encoding cytochrome P450: MDDHTTGSSDHTHDDLPKLPFVRDSPLRVPEAYRALRAARPVTRVRTRVGDVAWLVSGYEEARQAFADHRLGRSAPFPERAARISDSVLIGGPRGDIATEKANHDRMRRMLVPAFSARRMTAMEPHVQQLVDDLLDRMAELPRPADLRQELSLPLPVLVICELLGVPYGDRAHFRKLADAITDLSDPERAGTAMDGLTDYTRALLVGKRAEPAEDVFSDLATMEAPDEEIAMLAAGLLFAGHETTANQIDYGTLLLLTNPAQRDALRADPSLAGAAVEEILRMAAPGDHGLPRYAHEDVSIGGVTIRRGEAVLISTAAANRDERAFPEPERFDIGRPLGDPHLGFGYAGRYCIGASLARVELRTVFGTLFRRFPDLALAVPAEELVEREASLTGGFTRIPITW, encoded by the coding sequence ATGGACGACCACACCACCGGATCCAGCGACCACACCCACGATGACCTGCCGAAACTGCCATTCGTACGGGACAGCCCGCTCCGGGTGCCGGAGGCGTACCGCGCGCTGCGGGCCGCCAGGCCGGTGACCCGGGTCCGGACCCGGGTGGGTGACGTCGCCTGGCTGGTCTCCGGCTACGAGGAGGCCAGGCAGGCCTTCGCCGACCACCGTCTCGGCCGTTCGGCACCCTTCCCGGAACGGGCCGCCCGGATCTCCGACTCGGTCCTGATCGGCGGCCCGCGCGGCGACATCGCGACCGAGAAGGCCAATCACGACCGGATGCGCCGGATGCTCGTACCGGCCTTCTCCGCCCGCCGGATGACCGCGATGGAACCCCACGTCCAGCAGCTCGTCGACGACCTGCTGGACCGGATGGCGGAGCTGCCACGGCCGGCGGACCTGCGCCAGGAGCTCTCCCTGCCGCTGCCGGTGCTGGTGATCTGCGAGCTGCTCGGCGTGCCGTACGGCGATCGCGCGCACTTCAGGAAGCTGGCCGACGCGATCACGGATCTGAGCGATCCGGAGCGGGCCGGGACGGCGATGGACGGGCTGACCGACTACACCCGCGCCCTCCTGGTCGGCAAGCGGGCGGAGCCTGCCGAGGACGTGTTCTCCGACCTGGCCACCATGGAGGCGCCCGACGAGGAGATCGCCATGCTCGCCGCCGGGCTGCTGTTCGCCGGGCACGAGACGACGGCCAACCAGATCGACTACGGCACGCTGCTGCTGCTCACCAATCCGGCGCAGCGTGACGCCCTGCGCGCCGACCCGTCGCTGGCGGGCGCGGCGGTGGAGGAGATCCTGCGCATGGCCGCGCCGGGTGACCACGGCCTGCCCCGGTACGCCCACGAGGACGTGAGCATCGGCGGTGTGACGATCAGGCGCGGCGAGGCGGTGCTGATCTCCACCGCGGCGGCCAACCGCGACGAGCGGGCGTTCCCCGAGCCCGAACGTTTCGACATCGGCCGCCCCCTCGGCGATCCACATCTCGGGTTCGGCTACGCGGGCCGCTACTGCATCGGGGCGAGCCTGGCCCGGGTGGAACTCCGGACGGTGTTCGGCACCCTGTTCCGCCGCTTCCCGGACCTGGCGCTCGCCGTGCCCGCCGAGGAGCTGGTGGAGCGTGAGGCCTCCCTCACCGGGGGCTTCACCCGCATCCCGATCACCTGGTAG
- a CDS encoding pyridoxal phosphate-dependent decarboxylase family protein: protein MTGAPGAGLFPGPGNRAAFMEMLRELVGDYYDWHGSCVDAAGPPADVGDSGPGIGEVRSLIRELSGRLARESTPWPSPLYLAHMTPDTPIAVSLAYLCAMLYNPNNVTSEASPVTTRLEHEVGDDLCRLVGYHPDRGWAHLSSGGHAANYEAIWIARNLRSLPAAVADDPRTRDLVAGIPPARLVNLPVDGVLDLVDALTGRGVPARVGRLSGETRRRGTQGAGKLLLAANAHYAWDKCADLLGFDPGDVEVVGLDRDHRIDLPALRRRVCDLLERGRPIVAVVATLGSTGEGSVDDLRGVVRLRDWCERRYGASFYLHVDAAFGGYCRAVCLDGDGAMLPYEDVAAASSSARVKPEVYEAFRALPLADSVTVDPHKGGHVPYPAGGLVLRDRRAAAVIAGRSAYFAQEWDGRPAFGTHTLEGARPGAAAAAVWAAHRTIGLHAGGYGRLLGGCIATARRLHRRFTEADPPGARSQGLRLVSSYDPDLNILNLSVAQPGGRTGGDPVGRLLERLRAEVAAAPMTSLWVSGNTLARPEGAGGTERVLRLCVMKHLDPVVVDHVCRTLRLAAGDHPSAVADRNARV, encoded by the coding sequence GTGACCGGGGCTCCCGGGGCGGGCCTGTTCCCCGGCCCCGGAAACCGCGCCGCGTTCATGGAAATGCTCCGTGAACTCGTCGGCGACTACTACGACTGGCACGGGTCGTGTGTGGACGCGGCCGGTCCGCCCGCGGACGTGGGTGACTCCGGACCCGGCATCGGCGAGGTCCGGAGCCTGATCCGGGAGCTGTCCGGGCGCCTGGCGCGCGAGTCGACGCCGTGGCCGTCGCCGCTGTACCTCGCCCACATGACCCCCGACACCCCGATCGCGGTGAGTCTCGCCTACCTGTGCGCCATGCTCTACAACCCCAACAACGTCACGTCCGAGGCGTCACCGGTCACCACCCGGCTCGAACACGAGGTCGGCGACGACCTGTGCCGTCTGGTGGGCTACCACCCGGATCGCGGGTGGGCCCACCTGTCGTCCGGCGGGCATGCGGCGAACTACGAGGCCATATGGATCGCGCGTAACCTGCGCAGCCTCCCCGCGGCCGTCGCCGATGACCCGCGGACGCGTGACCTCGTGGCGGGCATCCCGCCTGCGAGGTTGGTGAACCTGCCGGTGGACGGGGTCCTGGACCTCGTGGACGCCCTGACCGGCAGGGGGGTGCCGGCGCGTGTCGGCCGGCTCTCCGGCGAGACCCGCCGGCGCGGCACGCAGGGGGCGGGGAAGCTGCTGCTGGCCGCGAACGCCCACTACGCCTGGGACAAGTGCGCCGACCTGCTCGGGTTCGATCCCGGTGACGTCGAGGTCGTCGGGCTGGACCGCGACCACCGCATCGACCTGCCCGCCCTGCGGCGGCGCGTCTGCGACCTGCTGGAACGCGGCCGGCCCATCGTGGCCGTCGTCGCGACGCTCGGCAGCACGGGGGAGGGCAGCGTCGACGACCTGCGCGGTGTCGTACGGCTGCGCGACTGGTGCGAACGGCGCTACGGCGCGTCTTTCTACCTGCACGTCGACGCCGCGTTCGGCGGCTACTGCCGTGCCGTCTGCCTCGACGGGGACGGCGCGATGCTGCCGTACGAGGACGTGGCCGCCGCCTCCTCCTCCGCGCGGGTGAAGCCCGAGGTCTACGAGGCGTTCCGGGCCCTTCCCCTCGCCGACTCGGTGACCGTGGACCCGCACAAGGGCGGCCATGTCCCCTACCCGGCGGGAGGGCTGGTCCTGCGCGACAGGCGGGCGGCCGCCGTGATCGCCGGCCGTTCGGCGTACTTCGCCCAGGAGTGGGACGGCCGGCCGGCGTTCGGCACCCACACACTGGAGGGCGCCCGGCCGGGGGCCGCGGCCGCGGCGGTCTGGGCGGCACACCGGACGATCGGCCTGCACGCCGGCGGGTACGGGCGGTTGCTGGGCGGCTGCATCGCCACCGCGCGGCGGCTGCACCGGCGTTTCACGGAGGCCGACCCGCCCGGCGCGCGGAGCCAGGGGCTCCGGCTGGTCAGCAGCTACGACCCCGACCTGAACATCCTCAACCTCTCGGTCGCGCAGCCGGGAGGGCGCACCGGGGGAGACCCGGTCGGCCGCCTGCTGGAACGGCTCCGGGCCGAGGTCGCCGCCGCTCCGATGACGAGCCTGTGGGTCTCGGGCAACACCCTCGCCCGGCCTGAAGGGGCGGGCGGGACCGAGCGGGTCCTGCGCCTGTGCGTGATGAAGCATCTGGATCCGGTGGTCGTCGACCACGTGTGCCGGACGCTGCGACTGGCGGCCGGAGACCACCCGTCCGCGGTGGCGGACCGGAACGCCAGGGTCTGA
- a CDS encoding MarR family winged helix-turn-helix transcriptional regulator: protein MTVTSDVVALIGEITARYNAEYERAAVRHRLTALQAKALMLVAAESLPMRRIASTFNCDPSNVTGIVDRLERRGLVRREPSPTDRRVKNITPTDRGRQVVDDLRGSLGFAAAPLGALNEAERVQLRDLLRRMIA from the coding sequence ATGACCGTGACAAGTGACGTGGTGGCCCTGATCGGAGAGATCACGGCGCGCTACAACGCGGAGTACGAACGGGCCGCCGTACGGCATCGGCTGACGGCCCTGCAGGCGAAGGCACTGATGCTGGTGGCCGCCGAGTCCCTGCCCATGCGGCGGATCGCGAGCACCTTCAACTGCGATCCGTCGAACGTCACCGGGATCGTGGACCGGCTGGAGAGACGCGGGCTGGTGCGGCGCGAGCCGAGCCCCACCGACCGCAGGGTGAAGAACATCACGCCGACCGACCGGGGAAGGCAGGTGGTCGACGATCTCCGCGGCTCGCTCGGATTCGCCGCCGCCCCGCTCGGCGCCCTGAACGAGGCCGAGCGGGTCCAGCTCCGTGATCTCCTGCGGAGGATGATCGCCTGA
- a CDS encoding cupin domain-containing protein: MTDQTITIEPPSLTPVVTVARADIRAIPSVEVGGETHWLGEHRDFRRHDALARFLPEHGRFSLAWVRLCDGERLDVHQHPTKSMILVCKGSVRLVGDLEESLGEGDVVCVPPGARHGFHTGPGEDFQGLSVQFEGAGLYENENAPRVRFAEVVSDSMAGLERLNDSRLRRFAEHPLFALFDSGRMHREPVLRDRFVSVLYVWSVFFQRMLYARQSVCTDPSLREIYADHLRDEFGHDRLLRDRHAVSANVYDPILEAAGNWFVMQMHSTDEAAKIVIVHMVVESSCHVFGERTRSAFQDGPAAETSYFDVHAEVDGDHRDIGRDHLRTLPPARFPQLSRTCEEAWDQLELVFDRMAALTRS, from the coding sequence ATGACTGATCAGACCATCACGATCGAACCTCCGTCGCTCACCCCCGTCGTGACCGTCGCCCGCGCCGACATCCGCGCCATCCCCTCCGTCGAGGTGGGAGGGGAGACCCACTGGCTCGGGGAGCACCGTGACTTCCGGCGCCACGACGCCCTCGCCCGGTTCCTGCCGGAACACGGCCGGTTCTCGCTCGCCTGGGTACGGCTGTGCGACGGCGAGCGGCTGGACGTCCACCAGCACCCGACCAAGTCGATGATCCTCGTCTGCAAGGGCTCGGTGCGGCTGGTCGGCGATCTGGAGGAGTCCCTCGGCGAGGGCGACGTGGTGTGCGTCCCGCCGGGGGCACGGCACGGTTTCCACACCGGGCCCGGCGAGGACTTCCAGGGACTTTCTGTGCAGTTCGAGGGGGCGGGGCTGTACGAGAACGAGAACGCGCCCCGGGTGCGCTTCGCCGAGGTGGTCTCGGACTCGATGGCCGGACTGGAGCGGCTCAACGACTCCAGGCTCCGCCGCTTCGCCGAGCATCCGCTGTTCGCGCTCTTCGACAGCGGAAGGATGCACCGCGAACCTGTGCTGCGTGACCGGTTCGTCTCCGTGCTCTATGTCTGGTCGGTCTTCTTCCAGAGGATGCTCTACGCCCGGCAGTCGGTATGCACGGACCCGTCGCTCCGGGAGATCTACGCGGACCATCTGCGGGACGAGTTCGGCCATGACCGGTTGCTGCGGGACCGCCATGCCGTGTCGGCGAATGTCTACGATCCGATCCTGGAGGCGGCCGGCAACTGGTTCGTCATGCAGATGCACAGCACTGACGAGGCCGCGAAGATCGTGATCGTGCACATGGTCGTGGAGTCCAGCTGCCACGTGTTCGGCGAGAGGACCAGGTCGGCCTTCCAGGACGGTCCCGCCGCCGAGACCTCGTACTTCGACGTCCACGCCGAGGTCGACGGGGACCACAGGGACATCGGGCGCGACCACCTCCGCACGCTGCCTCCGGCGCGCTTCCCGCAGCTGTCCAGGACGTGCGAGGAGGCGTGGGACCAGCTCGAACTCGTCTTCGACCGGATGGCGGCGCTGACCAGGTCGTAG
- a CDS encoding EF-hand domain-containing protein, with amino-acid sequence MKTEVKGRKLARHFELLDFDGDGFIEQADIRMFAQRICEAAGVEPSSRESQKVLKEGDKLWHALQDSLDHDGDQRVSRQEFIGLAESDSVMAQAIQLGMAAFDVIDIDGDGRISRDEWTTLDKRIGVPAADSREGFSRLDIDMDGFVTRAEFAKGVEEFYRSSDVAAPGNLAFGKF; translated from the coding sequence ATGAAAACAGAAGTCAAGGGCCGCAAGCTTGCCAGGCACTTCGAACTCCTCGATTTCGACGGAGACGGGTTCATCGAGCAGGCCGACATCAGGATGTTCGCCCAGCGGATCTGCGAGGCCGCGGGGGTGGAGCCGAGCTCCCGCGAGAGCCAGAAGGTCCTCAAGGAGGGGGACAAGCTATGGCACGCGCTGCAGGACTCCCTGGACCACGATGGTGACCAGCGGGTCAGCCGGCAGGAGTTCATCGGCCTGGCGGAGTCCGACAGCGTCATGGCGCAGGCCATCCAGCTCGGCATGGCGGCGTTCGACGTCATCGACATCGACGGGGACGGCCGTATCAGCCGGGACGAGTGGACCACGCTGGACAAGAGGATCGGTGTCCCCGCGGCCGACAGCCGGGAGGGGTTCAGCCGTCTGGACATCGACATGGACGGCTTCGTGACCAGGGCCGAGTTCGCCAAGGGGGTCGAGGAGTTCTACCGGAGTTCGGACGTGGCCGCCCCTGGGAACCTGGCCTTCGGGAAGTTCTGA
- a CDS encoding serine/threonine-protein kinase, with product MPDAQPLEPGDPVRLGAHRITGRIGEGGQGLVYLGESDSGDLVAIKLLHARLGQDPVARDDFARELEVAKRVARFCTAQVLDFGMSGSRPYIVSEYVPGPSLQQLVTTEGPRRDSALERLAIGMATALVALHHAGIVHRDLKPQNVLIGPDGPRVIDFGIARALAGTSTMTSKVVGTPAYMAPEQLSAGELGLALDVFAWASTVAFAATGRPPFGNDAIPAIINRILNLDPLLDGIEAPLRDLLAECLSKDPRRRPSAQQILDRLVRGRGGAPHAPQSHAAPLPGGAGGDDALRLPSRTGEAGASGRETTPGAADGAPAPGAPKRRRGTRAMVVSVSVAAVVVGGIALRTALVPTGGASASRTGSPQASQVSATTTELPEKPAGHTTPRPTVVEPSTGDPSPTPSPARLVEVGPGNFTAYCVSLGWEWVEYRETPKPGAYCVIRKGDKTMYLSQSRRDAGCRWRYKQPGVFHRFKNKSNYCYRYR from the coding sequence ATGCCGGACGCCCAACCTCTGGAGCCAGGTGATCCCGTACGGCTCGGTGCCCACCGCATCACCGGCAGGATCGGGGAAGGAGGGCAGGGCCTCGTCTACCTGGGGGAATCGGACTCCGGTGACCTCGTGGCGATCAAGCTCCTGCACGCCCGGCTCGGCCAGGATCCGGTCGCCCGTGACGACTTCGCGCGGGAGCTGGAGGTGGCCAAGCGGGTCGCCCGTTTCTGCACGGCACAGGTCCTGGACTTCGGCATGTCGGGCAGCCGCCCCTACATCGTGAGCGAGTACGTCCCGGGGCCCTCGCTCCAGCAGTTGGTGACCACGGAAGGCCCCCGCCGGGACAGTGCCCTGGAACGTCTGGCCATCGGCATGGCCACCGCCCTGGTCGCCCTGCACCACGCCGGGATCGTCCACCGGGACCTCAAGCCGCAGAACGTGCTGATCGGCCCGGACGGTCCACGGGTCATCGACTTCGGCATCGCCCGCGCCCTCGCCGGGACCAGCACGATGACCAGCAAGGTCGTGGGCACACCCGCCTACATGGCGCCGGAGCAGCTGTCCGCCGGCGAGCTCGGCCTCGCGCTGGACGTGTTCGCCTGGGCGTCCACCGTCGCCTTCGCGGCCACCGGCCGCCCGCCGTTCGGCAACGACGCCATCCCCGCAATCATCAACAGGATCCTGAACCTCGATCCCCTCCTCGACGGGATCGAGGCCCCGCTGCGGGATCTTCTCGCCGAATGCCTCTCCAAGGACCCGCGCCGGCGGCCGTCGGCACAGCAGATCCTCGACCGCCTGGTACGCGGAAGGGGAGGGGCCCCGCACGCCCCGCAGTCCCATGCCGCCCCGCTCCCCGGCGGTGCCGGGGGAGACGACGCTCTGCGGCTGCCGTCCCGGACGGGGGAGGCGGGCGCGTCGGGCAGGGAGACCACTCCCGGCGCGGCGGACGGTGCCCCGGCTCCGGGCGCGCCGAAGCGGCGGAGGGGGACGCGGGCGATGGTCGTCTCCGTCTCCGTCGCCGCGGTCGTCGTGGGAGGCATCGCGCTCCGCACCGCCCTGGTGCCCACCGGCGGGGCGTCCGCGTCGAGGACCGGCAGCCCGCAGGCCTCCCAGGTCTCCGCGACCACCACGGAACTGCCGGAGAAGCCGGCCGGCCACACCACACCTCGGCCGACCGTGGTCGAGCCCTCGACCGGCGATCCGTCGCCCACGCCGTCCCCGGCCCGGCTCGTCGAAGTCGGTCCCGGGAACTTCACGGCGTACTGCGTTTCACTCGGCTGGGAGTGGGTGGAGTATCGGGAGACTCCCAAGCCGGGCGCCTACTGCGTCATCCGCAAGGGCGACAAGACCATGTATCTGTCCCAGAGCCGGCGTGACGCCGGCTGCCGCTGGCGGTACAAGCAGCCCGGTGTCTTCCACCGTTTCAAGAACAAGTCCAACTACTGCTACCGCTACCGCTGA
- a CDS encoding NADP-dependent oxidoreductase has protein sequence MPRQITLASRPSGWPTADNFALTETELPALRNGQILVRNLFMSVDPYMRGRMNDVKSYVPPFQLGEPLDGGAIGEVVESLSPDLRKGDLVLHGLGWRDQAVLDAAHARRLDPIEGMSPSAYLGVLGMPALTAYAGLLDVASFKAGDAVFVSGAAGAVGSFAGQIAKLKGASHVIGSAGSDEKVAHLREIGFDAAFNYKKGPVAEQLRQAAPDGIDVYFDNVGADHLEAAIGSLNLGGRVAICGAIAVYNSTEPTPAPRNLALVIGKRLTLRGFIVTDHSARMPDMVTEMGGWLREGKLSFSETVVDGLENAPQAFLGLLRGENTGKMIVRL, from the coding sequence ATGCCGCGTCAGATCACCCTCGCGTCGCGCCCCTCCGGCTGGCCGACCGCCGACAACTTCGCGCTCACCGAGACGGAACTCCCCGCTCTCCGCAACGGCCAGATCCTGGTCCGCAACCTCTTCATGTCGGTGGATCCGTACATGCGGGGCCGGATGAACGACGTGAAGTCCTACGTACCGCCGTTCCAGCTCGGCGAACCCCTCGACGGCGGCGCGATCGGCGAGGTCGTCGAGTCGCTCTCACCCGACCTGCGCAAGGGTGACCTCGTCCTGCACGGCCTCGGCTGGCGCGACCAGGCCGTCCTCGACGCCGCCCACGCCCGCAGGCTCGACCCGATCGAGGGCATGTCCCCCTCGGCCTACCTCGGCGTGCTCGGCATGCCCGCCCTCACCGCCTACGCGGGGCTGCTCGACGTCGCGTCCTTCAAGGCCGGCGACGCGGTGTTCGTCTCGGGTGCCGCGGGTGCGGTGGGCAGCTTCGCCGGCCAGATCGCCAAGCTGAAGGGCGCCTCCCACGTCATCGGCAGCGCGGGCTCCGACGAGAAGGTCGCCCACCTGCGGGAGATCGGCTTCGACGCCGCCTTCAACTACAAGAAAGGCCCGGTCGCCGAGCAGCTCCGCCAGGCGGCCCCCGACGGCATCGACGTCTACTTCGACAACGTCGGCGCCGACCATCTCGAAGCCGCGATCGGCTCGCTCAACCTGGGTGGCAGGGTCGCCATCTGCGGCGCGATCGCGGTCTACAACTCCACCGAGCCCACTCCCGCACCGCGCAACCTCGCCCTGGTCATCGGCAAGCGGCTCACCCTGCGCGGGTTCATCGTGACCGACCACTCCGCCCGGATGCCCGACATGGTCACCGAGATGGGCGGCTGGCTGCGCGAGGGCAAGCTCTCCTTCTCGGAGACGGTGGTCGACGGGCTGGAGAACGCCCCGCAGGCCTTCCTCGGGCTGCTGCGCGGCGAGAACACCGGCAAAATGATCGTCCGCCTCTAG